A part of Gemmatimonas groenlandica genomic DNA contains:
- the tssH gene encoding type VI secretion system ATPase TssH, with the protein MAVNLRGLIAKLNAPTRSAVEAAAGLCLSRTNYDVEIEHFLVKVLDANDGDLAAILKHFGINRSRLADDLARALDRIKTGNARTPTLSPSLVNMLSEGWLLGSVEFGAPRVRTGHALLALLSVGELARMAQDISKEFEKIPADVLKKDFATITAPSAEASAELGAIDSAASSASASSGSGAPKAGGRTPNLDQYTVDLTANAKAGKIDAVLGRDFEVRQVVDILTRRRQNNPILVGEAGVGKTAVVEGFARRIAEGDVPPPLRNVSLRSLDLAMLQAGAGVKGEFENRLKGLIEEVKNSPTPIILFIDEAHTMIGAGGAAGQNDAANLLKPALARGELRTIAATTWSEYKKFFEKDPALSRRFQLVKVDEPTEDVCCIMMRAVVPALEKHHTVRILDSGMEAAVRLSHRYLPDRQLPDKAVSVLDTACARLNLGQTATPGPIEDARRTLDDIALQERVLNREQVAGADHKERLGELATRRGQVQESLAALEARWTTEKALVEKILGVRDALIAEAENADQSTANTLRTELNGLTAELETLQGETPLMRVFVDASIVGEVISGWTGIPVGKMMSDELGTMLELEKHLGARVIGQDHALLDISRRVRTSKAGIEDPNKPKGVFMLVGPSGVGKTETALALSDLLYGGERNIITINMSEFQEAHTVSTLKGSPPGYVGYGEGGVLTEAVRRRPYSVVLLDEVEKAHPDVLELFFQVFDKGVMDDGEGREINFKNTIIILTTNAGTETIMKLTADPETMPFPDAMAKALKPELDAVFKPAFLGRMVIVPFYPVRDENLKQIVRLKVGKIGRRLRETHRLELRHDETLIAQVAARCTEVESGARNVDNILSNTLLPEISRMLLAAMAEGIRPTALRVGVAEDGDFTYENVVDAAAV; encoded by the coding sequence ATGGCCGTAAACCTGCGTGGCCTGATCGCCAAGCTGAATGCTCCAACCCGTAGCGCCGTCGAGGCGGCCGCGGGGCTCTGCCTGTCGCGCACGAACTATGACGTGGAGATCGAACACTTCCTCGTGAAAGTGCTCGATGCCAACGACGGCGACCTGGCCGCCATTCTGAAGCACTTCGGTATCAATCGCTCGCGCCTCGCCGACGACCTCGCGCGCGCACTCGATCGCATCAAGACCGGCAACGCCCGGACGCCCACGCTGAGCCCGTCCCTCGTCAACATGCTCAGCGAAGGCTGGCTGCTCGGCTCCGTGGAGTTCGGCGCACCGCGCGTGCGCACGGGCCACGCGCTGCTCGCCCTGCTCAGTGTCGGCGAGCTCGCTCGCATGGCGCAGGACATCAGCAAGGAGTTCGAGAAGATCCCGGCCGATGTGCTCAAGAAGGATTTTGCGACGATCACCGCTCCGTCCGCTGAAGCGTCGGCCGAGCTGGGCGCGATCGACAGCGCGGCGTCGAGTGCCAGCGCGTCGAGCGGCAGCGGCGCGCCCAAGGCCGGTGGCCGGACACCGAACCTCGACCAGTACACCGTCGACCTCACGGCCAACGCGAAGGCCGGCAAGATCGACGCCGTGCTCGGTCGTGATTTCGAAGTGCGTCAGGTCGTCGACATCCTCACGCGCCGCCGGCAGAACAACCCGATCCTCGTCGGTGAAGCCGGCGTCGGTAAGACCGCCGTGGTCGAGGGTTTCGCGCGCCGTATCGCCGAGGGCGACGTGCCTCCGCCGCTTCGCAACGTGTCGCTGCGCTCGCTCGACCTGGCCATGCTGCAGGCCGGCGCCGGTGTGAAGGGCGAGTTCGAGAATCGTCTGAAGGGGCTGATCGAAGAGGTGAAGAACTCACCGACGCCGATCATCCTGTTCATCGACGAAGCACATACCATGATCGGTGCCGGTGGTGCGGCCGGTCAGAACGATGCGGCCAACCTGCTCAAGCCGGCGCTCGCGCGCGGCGAGCTGCGCACCATCGCCGCCACCACGTGGAGCGAGTACAAGAAGTTCTTCGAGAAGGATCCGGCGCTCTCGCGTCGCTTCCAGCTCGTGAAGGTCGATGAGCCCACCGAAGACGTGTGCTGCATCATGATGCGCGCCGTCGTGCCTGCACTCGAGAAGCACCATACGGTGCGCATTCTCGACAGCGGTATGGAAGCGGCCGTACGCCTCTCGCATCGGTACCTGCCGGATCGTCAGCTGCCCGACAAGGCCGTGAGCGTGCTGGATACGGCGTGCGCCCGCCTCAACCTCGGACAGACCGCGACGCCGGGCCCGATCGAAGACGCCCGTCGTACGCTCGATGACATCGCGCTGCAGGAACGCGTCCTCAATCGCGAGCAGGTGGCCGGTGCGGACCACAAGGAGCGGCTGGGGGAACTCGCCACGCGTCGCGGGCAGGTGCAGGAATCGCTCGCCGCGCTCGAAGCGCGCTGGACCACTGAGAAGGCGCTCGTGGAGAAGATTCTTGGCGTGCGCGATGCGCTCATCGCCGAGGCCGAGAATGCCGATCAGTCCACCGCCAACACGCTACGCACCGAGTTGAACGGTCTCACCGCCGAACTCGAGACGCTGCAGGGCGAGACACCGCTCATGCGCGTGTTCGTGGATGCCTCGATCGTCGGCGAAGTGATCTCCGGCTGGACCGGTATTCCCGTGGGCAAGATGATGAGCGATGAACTCGGCACGATGCTCGAGCTCGAGAAGCATCTCGGCGCCCGCGTAATCGGCCAGGACCATGCACTCCTCGACATCTCGCGTCGCGTGCGTACGTCGAAGGCCGGCATCGAAGATCCGAACAAGCCGAAGGGCGTGTTCATGCTGGTCGGGCCCAGCGGCGTCGGCAAGACGGAAACGGCGCTGGCGCTCTCCGATCTGCTGTATGGTGGCGAACGCAACATCATCACCATCAACATGTCGGAGTTCCAGGAAGCGCACACGGTCTCGACGCTCAAGGGCTCGCCCCCGGGATACGTGGGCTACGGCGAAGGCGGCGTGCTCACCGAAGCCGTGCGTCGTCGTCCGTACAGCGTCGTGCTGCTCGACGAAGTCGAGAAGGCGCACCCCGACGTGCTCGAGCTCTTCTTCCAAGTGTTCGACAAGGGCGTGATGGATGACGGTGAAGGTCGTGAGATCAACTTCAAGAACACGATCATCATCCTCACCACGAACGCCGGCACCGAGACGATCATGAAGCTCACCGCCGATCCGGAAACGATGCCGTTCCCGGATGCCATGGCGAAGGCGCTCAAGCCGGAGCTCGACGCAGTCTTCAAGCCGGCCTTCCTCGGCCGCATGGTGATCGTGCCGTTCTATCCCGTGCGTGACGAGAACCTCAAGCAGATCGTTCGTCTCAAGGTGGGCAAGATCGGCCGTCGTCTGCGCGAGACGCACCGTCTCGAGCTGCGCCACGACGAAACGCTCATCGCGCAGGTGGCTGCTCGGTGCACCGAAGTGGAAAGCGGCGCCCGCAACGTCGACAACATTCTGAGCAACACGCTGCTGCCCGAGATCTCGCGCATGCTGCTGGCGGCGATGGCGGAAGGCATCCGTCCGACCGCACTGCGCGTGGGCGTGGCCGAGGACGGAGACTTTACGTACGAGAACGTGGTCGACGCTGCTGCGGTTTGA
- the tssG gene encoding type VI secretion system baseplate subunit TssG: MSTARDARNRRRLARSLEESGSGYDFVQAMRLLMRLYPDRAAIGGWDDPAREVVRLSVPPSFAFPPSEIAKLELPSASDEHEMTGMTGEFTNRTQARMAVRFMGLTGPQGVLPHMYTEHAATRARARDTAFRDFLDLFNHRALSLFHRAWERYRPYAAAEHGAEDRLRSHLLDLAGIGTHGVQQNSRVPVDTLAYYAGLLALRTRPAVGLAQMIGDHFQVAATVEQFVGEWQTLRHGGQLELGDDDLDGRLGSAVLGDAVYDPLARVRLRLGPLSYAQFQTFLPGGGAHDRLRELARLYADDQVGVEVQLVLARDEIPPSSLGAAGAPTLGFGTWLRAKPPVQDADDVRLILC, translated from the coding sequence ATGAGTACGGCCCGGGACGCGAGGAATCGGCGTCGGCTGGCCCGCAGCCTCGAGGAGTCCGGAAGCGGATACGATTTCGTGCAGGCCATGCGTTTGCTCATGCGCCTCTACCCCGACCGCGCGGCGATCGGTGGCTGGGACGACCCCGCACGCGAAGTCGTACGGCTCTCCGTGCCGCCGTCCTTCGCCTTTCCGCCGTCGGAGATCGCCAAGCTCGAGCTCCCCAGTGCGTCCGACGAGCATGAGATGACGGGGATGACCGGCGAGTTCACGAATCGCACGCAGGCCCGGATGGCCGTGCGCTTCATGGGACTGACCGGTCCGCAGGGCGTACTGCCGCACATGTACACCGAGCATGCGGCCACGCGCGCACGCGCGCGCGACACCGCATTCCGCGACTTCCTCGACCTGTTCAACCATCGGGCGCTGTCGCTGTTTCATCGCGCCTGGGAACGGTATCGGCCGTACGCGGCCGCCGAGCATGGCGCCGAAGACCGGCTACGCTCGCACCTGCTCGACCTGGCTGGCATCGGCACGCACGGTGTGCAGCAGAACAGTCGGGTGCCGGTCGACACGCTGGCGTATTACGCGGGACTGCTAGCGCTGCGCACACGTCCCGCGGTCGGGCTCGCGCAGATGATCGGCGATCACTTTCAGGTCGCGGCCACGGTCGAACAGTTCGTCGGCGAATGGCAGACGCTGCGTCATGGTGGACAGCTCGAGCTCGGTGATGACGACCTCGATGGCCGGCTCGGGTCGGCGGTGCTCGGTGATGCCGTCTATGATCCGCTCGCCCGCGTGCGTCTTCGCCTCGGACCGCTCTCGTACGCCCAATTCCAGACGTTTCTTCCCGGCGGTGGCGCGCACGACCGCCTGCGCGAGCTCGCGCGACTGTATGCCGACGATCAGGTGGGCGTCGAGGTGCAGCTCGTGCTGGCGCGCGATGAAATCCCGCCGTCGTCGCTGGGTGCGGCCGGCGCACCAACGCTCGGATTCGGGACCTGGCTTCGCGCGAAGCCCCCGGTGCAGGATGCCGACGACGTTCGCTTGATCCTGTGTTGA
- the tssF gene encoding type VI secretion system baseplate subunit TssF, with the protein MAKDAREQRELKDYYEFELTYLRKLGAEFAKRYPKIASRLQLETSKTEDPHVERLLEGFAFLAARVHRRLDDDFPEISEALLEMLHPQFVRPVPSMCIVDMPLDPAQGRLPDGHHVPRGSVLQTQPVNRVRCNFRTVYDTTLWPLTITNAEWTTPDRAGAGTSARDAVGAIRLEIRAFEGVKLADLAIEALRLHLAGGTGVVDTLYELLLNNTMQVVVRNPDRPHQPPIVIKSSAVKAVGFGENENMLPYPNRTFGGHNLLLELFAFPQKFHFVDLEGFGDAVRALGATDRVDVSFLVSSFERADRRQQLELELSAKSFRTNATPAVNLFEQSAEPILLSERRFEHLVVAEVRQRLEVEVWSVDEVKLVEHEGTEAREISPLYSHRHNISGAGDDVFWHVSRRPAPWRTDGGTELHLAFSDMSGTVRAPDVDVASLRVSCFNGDMPSLLPFGADNRGDFELIGAGPIQRINCVVNPTKSVQPALGSSMLWRMISSLSLNHLSIVDGTPDALQELLRLHNMSDDLGAERQIDGLVKVSSEPSFARVDSPHGIAFARGRRIELEFDEQQFPGGGMFLMATVLERFFALYASMNSFTQVAVRSRQRRRPVTEWPARAGGRTLI; encoded by the coding sequence ATGGCCAAGGACGCGCGCGAGCAGCGGGAACTCAAGGACTACTACGAGTTCGAACTCACCTATCTCCGCAAGCTCGGAGCCGAGTTCGCAAAGCGGTATCCCAAGATTGCCTCCCGCCTCCAGCTCGAAACGAGCAAGACTGAGGATCCGCACGTTGAGCGCCTGCTCGAGGGCTTCGCTTTTCTGGCCGCCCGCGTGCACCGGCGTCTCGATGACGATTTTCCGGAGATCTCCGAGGCGCTGCTGGAGATGCTTCACCCGCAGTTCGTGCGGCCGGTGCCCTCCATGTGCATCGTCGACATGCCGCTCGATCCGGCGCAGGGTCGGCTGCCCGATGGGCACCACGTGCCCCGCGGCAGCGTGCTGCAGACGCAGCCGGTCAATCGCGTGCGCTGCAACTTCCGCACGGTGTACGACACCACGCTCTGGCCGCTCACGATTACGAACGCGGAGTGGACCACACCCGATCGCGCCGGTGCGGGCACCAGCGCGCGCGACGCGGTCGGCGCGATTCGTCTCGAAATCCGGGCGTTCGAAGGCGTCAAGCTGGCCGATCTCGCCATCGAGGCGCTCCGGTTGCATCTCGCCGGCGGTACCGGCGTCGTCGACACGCTCTACGAGCTACTGCTGAACAACACGATGCAGGTCGTCGTGCGCAATCCCGACCGGCCGCACCAGCCGCCCATCGTGATCAAGTCCAGTGCGGTGAAGGCGGTCGGCTTCGGTGAGAACGAGAACATGCTGCCGTATCCGAACCGCACCTTCGGCGGACACAATCTGCTGCTGGAGCTGTTCGCGTTTCCGCAGAAATTTCACTTTGTCGACCTCGAAGGATTCGGCGACGCCGTGCGCGCGCTCGGTGCCACCGATCGCGTCGACGTGAGCTTTCTCGTCAGTTCATTCGAGCGTGCCGATCGTCGACAGCAGCTCGAGCTCGAACTGTCGGCGAAATCGTTCCGGACCAATGCCACGCCAGCGGTAAATCTCTTCGAGCAGTCGGCCGAACCGATTCTGCTGTCGGAGCGTCGCTTCGAGCATCTGGTCGTGGCCGAAGTGCGGCAGCGACTGGAAGTCGAAGTGTGGTCGGTCGACGAAGTGAAACTGGTGGAACACGAGGGCACTGAAGCGCGCGAGATCTCGCCGCTGTACTCGCATCGGCACAACATCAGTGGGGCTGGTGACGATGTCTTCTGGCACGTGAGCCGTCGTCCGGCACCGTGGCGCACCGATGGTGGCACGGAGCTCCATCTGGCGTTCAGCGACATGAGTGGCACCGTGCGCGCGCCCGACGTCGATGTGGCATCACTGCGCGTGAGCTGCTTCAACGGCGACATGCCGAGCCTCTTGCCGTTCGGCGCCGACAACCGCGGCGATTTTGAACTGATCGGTGCTGGTCCGATTCAGCGCATCAACTGCGTGGTCAATCCCACCAAGTCGGTGCAACCGGCGCTCGGCAGCTCCATGCTCTGGCGCATGATCTCGTCGCTGTCGCTCAACCATCTCTCGATCGTCGACGGTACGCCCGATGCGCTGCAGGAATTGCTGCGGCTGCACAACATGAGCGATGACCTCGGCGCCGAACGACAGATCGATGGACTGGTCAAGGTCAGTAGTGAGCCGTCGTTTGCGCGCGTCGATTCCCCGCACGGGATCGCCTTCGCGCGCGGTCGTCGCATCGAACTCGAATTCGACGAACAGCAGTTCCCGGGCGGCGGCATGTTCCTCATGGCCACCGTGCTGGAACGGTTCTTCGCGTTGTATGCGTCGATGAACAGCTTCACGCAGGTCGCGGTGCGTTCGCGGCAACGCCGGCGGCCGGTCACGGAGTGGCCAGCCCGCGCCGGTGGACGGACGCTGATATGA
- the tssE gene encoding type VI secretion system baseplate subunit TssE: MARTELDRAVQPSLLDRLTDEDPRASGDAAVSREESVRRFRQAVQRDVEALLNTRRCIVEIGPGDVELRRSVHEFGIPDTTGLAVGTNAGRKLLTDDIKDALQRFEPRLMNVTVRLTDSDQIRTPQVRFAIEATLRMDPSPEQIVFDTVLEIASGSYAVDENG; the protein is encoded by the coding sequence ATGGCACGCACCGAACTCGATCGCGCCGTTCAACCCTCGTTGCTCGACCGTCTCACCGACGAGGATCCTCGGGCGAGCGGGGACGCGGCCGTGTCCCGCGAGGAGTCCGTGCGGCGGTTCCGGCAGGCCGTGCAGCGTGACGTGGAAGCGTTGTTGAACACGCGACGCTGCATCGTCGAGATCGGCCCCGGCGATGTGGAGCTCCGTCGGTCGGTGCACGAGTTCGGCATTCCCGATACGACGGGATTGGCGGTCGGCACCAACGCCGGGCGTAAGTTGCTCACGGATGACATCAAGGATGCGCTGCAGCGTTTCGAGCCGCGTCTCATGAACGTCACCGTGCGCCTCACCGACAGCGACCAGATTCGGACCCCGCAGGTGCGCTTCGCCATCGAAGCCACGCTGCGTATGGATCCGAGTCCTGAACAGATCGTGTTCGATACCGTGCTGGAGATTGCCAGCGGCTCGTACGCCGTGGACGAGAACGGCTGA
- the tssA gene encoding type VI secretion system protein TssA: MPVNSELLTTLLAPIPGENPAGSDMRYDPQYDAFKEARREELAVPDKDGNLSADRKVADWQRATTIGTELLSKSTKDLQLAAWMTEALLQRQGVSGLHTGIELLRGILEQYWDSCYPEGEDGDYELRSGPLEWIGNKLTLPLQQLTIASGALSLLDYNASRSVPTEIAIGAAAYDAQKSLNAARSEAEAMGKIMPEAADAAIENTGKVFYKALVSDIDAATAGLAALEAVSDDRFGREAPAYTGLRNGLDELRRFAGSTLARKLELDPDPIEDIVETETGGAGDAPADGPQTPEPVNKQDAAQRVIVVAKWLRQQDATSPAPYAMLRAFRWGELRVRAPELDPRLLEAPPTPIRARLKSLLLDNRWSDLLEQCEVLMGTAQGRGWLDLQRYALTACANLGSGFDPVAAIIRSELQALLRALPQLPGMTLMDDTPSANDETKAWLSAEGLEAPPEAAEAEVASADESAPDSAIGDGAELLGEALADDEATAQQGGLRATRQRRAPVATGRDPFDIARAELSAGRPNKAIERLMAELVRDQSERGRFVRQTQIAYIMVEAGLNQVAEPILERLLEIIDDRKLEDWEAGALVAQPLALMHTVLTRTDEDAARRYKLYLRICRLDPLQALALQQS; encoded by the coding sequence ATGCCAGTAAACTCCGAGCTCCTCACGACGCTGCTCGCGCCGATTCCGGGTGAGAACCCCGCCGGCAGCGACATGCGCTACGATCCGCAGTACGACGCCTTCAAGGAAGCGCGGCGGGAAGAGCTCGCGGTCCCCGACAAAGACGGCAACCTGTCGGCCGACCGGAAAGTCGCCGACTGGCAGCGCGCGACCACCATCGGCACCGAACTGCTCAGCAAGTCCACCAAGGACCTGCAGCTCGCTGCCTGGATGACGGAGGCGCTGCTGCAGCGTCAGGGCGTGTCCGGATTGCACACCGGCATCGAACTGCTGCGGGGCATTCTGGAGCAGTACTGGGATTCCTGCTATCCCGAAGGCGAAGACGGCGACTACGAACTGCGCAGCGGCCCGCTGGAGTGGATCGGCAACAAGCTCACGCTGCCGCTGCAACAGCTCACCATCGCGTCGGGCGCATTGTCGCTGCTCGATTACAACGCGTCGCGCAGTGTACCGACCGAAATCGCCATCGGTGCGGCCGCGTACGACGCACAGAAGAGCCTCAACGCGGCGCGGAGCGAAGCGGAAGCCATGGGCAAGATCATGCCCGAAGCCGCCGACGCCGCGATCGAGAACACGGGGAAGGTGTTTTACAAAGCGCTCGTGTCCGATATCGATGCCGCCACGGCCGGTCTCGCCGCGCTCGAAGCCGTGTCCGACGATCGCTTCGGCCGCGAGGCCCCCGCGTACACCGGGCTTCGCAACGGGTTGGATGAACTGCGACGCTTCGCTGGGAGCACGCTCGCCCGCAAGCTCGAGCTCGACCCGGATCCGATCGAAGACATCGTGGAAACCGAAACAGGTGGCGCAGGCGATGCCCCCGCCGATGGACCGCAAACGCCGGAGCCCGTCAACAAACAGGATGCCGCGCAGCGCGTGATCGTCGTCGCCAAGTGGTTGCGTCAGCAGGACGCCACCAGCCCGGCGCCGTACGCGATGTTACGGGCGTTCCGCTGGGGCGAGTTGCGCGTCCGCGCGCCGGAACTCGATCCTCGCCTGCTCGAAGCGCCGCCCACTCCGATTCGCGCGCGGCTCAAGTCGTTGCTGCTCGACAATCGGTGGTCCGATCTGCTCGAACAGTGCGAAGTGCTCATGGGCACTGCGCAGGGTCGCGGCTGGCTCGACCTCCAGCGCTACGCGCTGACCGCGTGCGCCAATCTGGGCAGCGGTTTCGATCCCGTGGCGGCCATCATTCGCAGCGAACTTCAAGCGCTGCTGCGCGCCCTGCCACAGCTCCCCGGAATGACGCTTATGGATGACACGCCCTCTGCCAACGACGAAACGAAGGCCTGGCTGTCCGCCGAAGGTCTCGAGGCTCCTCCAGAGGCGGCGGAAGCCGAGGTCGCGAGTGCGGACGAGTCTGCCCCCGACAGCGCGATCGGCGATGGGGCGGAGTTGCTGGGCGAAGCCCTCGCGGACGACGAGGCCACCGCGCAGCAAGGCGGCCTGCGCGCCACGCGTCAGCGCCGCGCGCCCGTCGCGACCGGTCGTGATCCGTTCGACATCGCCCGCGCCGAATTGAGCGCCGGTCGCCCCAACAAGGCCATCGAGCGGCTCATGGCGGAACTGGTGCGCGATCAGTCCGAGCGCGGACGCTTTGTGCGCCAGACGCAGATCGCGTACATCATGGTCGAAGCTGGACTCAATCAGGTGGCCGAGCCCATCCTCGAGCGCTTGCTGGAAATCATCGACGATCGGAAGCTCGAAGATTGGGAAGCGGGGGCGCTCGTCGCGCAGCCGCTCGCGCTGATGCACACGGTGCTCACGCGCACCGACGAGGATGCGGCGCGGCGTTACAAGTTGTATCTGCGCATTTGTCGTCTCGATCCGCTGCAGGCGTTGGCCTTGCAGCAGAGCTGA
- a CDS encoding type VI secretion system accessory protein TagJ, which translates to MASSQALYAAGQLGAAIETLGVELRNFPADAQRRTFLFELLTFAGDWSRAQKQLDVLAKNGHMAEAGTMLYRSAIEAERVREHMFDTGDFPITVAPSPVSGTLNGEPFASIEDADPRLGARLEVIAGGRYLWIPFAHLASLSMPAPARLRDLHWAPAQLRTGPSVADKELGEILLPALSVGAWRHAEDEIRLGRATDWEDLPSGDFAPVGQKLLRVDDRLVPLVDVRELVIAS; encoded by the coding sequence ATGGCCTCCTCGCAAGCTCTCTACGCGGCCGGCCAACTTGGCGCGGCAATCGAAACGTTGGGCGTCGAGCTCCGGAATTTTCCGGCCGACGCCCAACGGCGCACGTTTCTGTTCGAGCTGCTCACCTTCGCCGGCGATTGGTCGCGGGCGCAGAAGCAGCTCGACGTGCTCGCCAAGAACGGCCACATGGCCGAAGCCGGCACGATGCTCTACCGCTCCGCCATCGAGGCGGAGCGCGTGCGCGAACACATGTTCGACACGGGCGATTTTCCGATCACCGTCGCCCCGTCGCCGGTCAGCGGCACGCTCAACGGCGAACCGTTCGCCTCGATCGAAGACGCTGACCCCCGACTCGGCGCCCGCCTCGAAGTGATCGCCGGCGGACGCTATCTCTGGATCCCCTTCGCGCATCTCGCGTCGCTGTCCATGCCCGCGCCAGCGCGCCTGCGCGATCTGCATTGGGCACCGGCTCAGCTGCGCACCGGCCCCTCCGTGGCCGACAAGGAACTCGGCGAAATTCTGCTGCCCGCCCTCTCGGTCGGCGCGTGGCGACACGCCGAAGACGAAATCCGGCTCGGACGCGCCACCGACTGGGAGGATCTCCCCTCCGGTGATTTTGCTCCGGTTGGGCAGAAGTTGCTGCGCGTCGACGATCGGCTCGTGCCGCTCGTGGATGTGCGGGAACTCGTCATCGCGTCCTGA
- a CDS encoding Hcp family type VI secretion system effector: MAFDTYLDITGVEGECTAKGFEKKIEIYSFSWGASNPTSVGPGRDGLSAGRVSVSSFNVMKKTEKSSAALFAACCTGQHYDKATVSMRKATGTGGQDIFLTYTFTDVMVESVQWSGSSGGDDTPTESLSLAFAKVEIEYKTQDDKGKLAVAGQASWDLTKVSA; the protein is encoded by the coding sequence ATGGCATTCGATACGTATCTCGATATCACCGGCGTTGAAGGTGAGTGCACCGCGAAGGGCTTCGAGAAGAAAATCGAGATCTATTCGTTCAGCTGGGGCGCCTCCAACCCGACGTCGGTCGGACCGGGCCGTGACGGCCTCTCCGCCGGTCGCGTGTCCGTGTCCAGCTTCAACGTCATGAAGAAGACCGAGAAGTCGTCGGCCGCGCTCTTCGCCGCCTGCTGCACGGGTCAGCACTATGACAAGGCGACGGTCTCGATGCGCAAGGCCACCGGCACCGGCGGCCAGGACATCTTCCTCACCTACACGTTCACCGACGTGATGGTGGAGTCCGTGCAGTGGTCGGGTTCGAGCGGTGGTGATGACACGCCGACCGAGTCCCTCTCGCTCGCGTTCGCCAAGGTCGAGATCGAATACAAGACGCAGGACGACAAGGGCAAGCTCGCGGTGGCCGGTCAGGCCTCGTGGGATCTCACCAAGGTCTCGGCGTAA
- the tssC gene encoding type VI secretion system contractile sheath large subunit — protein MAEAQKAGAQAVTTDAELSLLDQIVEQGKMGKDAETKGRGKDLVKRFVSEVLEGAITINRDTETMINARIAQIDHLLSLQVNEIMHHPDFQKLEGSWRGLQFLMKQSETSAMLKIKVLNVSKKDLLRDLQRAPEFDQSALFKKAYEEEYGVFGGTPFGALVGDYQFDKSGQDIELLEKISNVAAAAHAPFMTAASHDMLNLQSWTDLDTPRDLAKIFDSTEYARWKTFRSSEDARYVALAAPRVLMREPYGAATVPVEAFNYEERVDGSNHEHYCWGNAAYAMAANVNKAFAMYGWCAQIRGVESGGLVEGLPIHNFRTESGELAMKCPTEVQITDRREKELADLGFAPLVHQKGTANAAFFSVQSAQKPKAYDSPGATAAARLSAQLPYIFATSRFAHYLKVMMRDKIGGYTSRAEVDSFLNRWIQNYVAVEGATASIKAKKPLSEARVDVVEIPGKPGAYRAVAFLRPHYQLDELAVSMRLVAELPAAAK, from the coding sequence ATGGCCGAAGCACAAAAGGCGGGCGCACAAGCCGTCACGACCGATGCCGAACTCTCGCTGCTCGACCAGATCGTCGAGCAAGGCAAGATGGGCAAGGATGCCGAGACCAAGGGTCGCGGCAAGGATCTGGTGAAGCGGTTCGTCAGCGAAGTGCTCGAAGGCGCGATCACGATCAATCGCGACACCGAGACGATGATCAATGCGCGTATCGCGCAGATCGATCATCTGCTGTCGCTGCAGGTCAACGAGATCATGCACCACCCCGACTTCCAGAAGCTCGAGGGGTCGTGGCGTGGCCTGCAGTTCTTGATGAAGCAGAGCGAGACGAGCGCCATGCTCAAGATCAAGGTGCTCAACGTCTCCAAGAAGGACCTGCTGCGCGATCTGCAGCGCGCGCCCGAGTTCGATCAGAGTGCGCTGTTCAAAAAGGCGTACGAAGAAGAGTACGGCGTGTTCGGTGGTACGCCGTTCGGCGCGCTTGTCGGCGACTATCAGTTCGACAAGAGCGGTCAGGACATCGAACTGCTCGAGAAGATCTCCAACGTGGCGGCGGCCGCGCACGCACCGTTCATGACGGCCGCGTCGCACGACATGCTCAACCTGCAGAGCTGGACGGACCTCGACACGCCGCGCGATCTCGCCAAGATCTTCGACAGCACCGAGTACGCCCGCTGGAAGACGTTCCGCTCGAGCGAAGATGCCCGCTACGTCGCGCTCGCCGCGCCGCGCGTGCTCATGCGCGAGCCCTACGGCGCGGCCACCGTGCCGGTCGAAGCGTTCAACTACGAAGAGCGCGTCGATGGTTCGAACCACGAGCATTACTGCTGGGGCAACGCCGCCTACGCCATGGCCGCGAACGTCAACAAGGCGTTCGCGATGTACGGATGGTGTGCGCAGATCCGCGGTGTCGAGAGCGGTGGATTGGTCGAAGGCCTCCCCATCCACAACTTCCGCACCGAGTCCGGCGAACTCGCCATGAAGTGCCCGACCGAAGTGCAGATCACCGATCGTCGCGAGAAGGAACTCGCCGACCTCGGCTTCGCGCCGCTCGTGCACCAGAAGGGCACCGCCAACGCCGCCTTCTTCTCGGTGCAGTCGGCCCAGAAGCCCAAGGCCTACGACTCGCCGGGTGCCACCGCGGCCGCGCGGTTGTCGGCGCAGCTGCCGTACATCTTCGCTACGTCTCGCTTCGCCCATTACCTCAAGGTGATGATGCGCGACAAGATCGGCGGCTACACGTCGCGTGCCGAAGTGGATTCGTTCCTGAACCGCTGGATCCAGAACTACGTCGCCGTCGAAGGGGCCACCGCCTCGATCAAGGCGAAGAAGCCGTTGTCGGAAGCGCGCGTCGATGTGGTAGAAATCCCGGGTAAGCCGGGCGCCTATCGCGCCGTCGCGTTCCTGCGTCCGCACTATCAGCTCGACGAGCTGGCCGTGTCGATGCGTCTGGTGGCCGAGCTCCCCGCCGCCGCGAAGTAG